Proteins co-encoded in one Arachis stenosperma cultivar V10309 chromosome 7, arast.V10309.gnm1.PFL2, whole genome shotgun sequence genomic window:
- the LOC130941359 gene encoding 1-aminocyclopropane-1-carboxylate oxidase homolog 1-like, with the protein MESEEAEGTIVKMMNNCDDRMSELKAFDDTKGGVKGLVDGGVTKIPTMFYHPLDKFPNSSNTEHSLIPVIDLEGVAKDPIIRQQIVSRIREASETWGFFQVVNHGIPGSVLEEMKEGIKRFFEQDVEVKKEVYSRDNTKPFFYNSNFDLYSSSALNWRDTFGCQLVPLIGKPQDLPQVCRDILLEYGNNVMKLGITLFELLSESLNLHSNYLRDMELGCTDQIICAGHYYPPCPEPELTMGTTKHSDGTFITVLLQDHIGGLQILHNDKWIDIRPVPGTLVVNIGDLLQLLTNDRFKSVQHRVLANRSGPRVSIACFFGYNNLTASTKLVSPIKELLSKNNPPKFKSTTIAEYSAYFTAKGLGNSPLEDFRI; encoded by the exons ATGGAGAGTGAAGAAGCAGAAGGCACAATAGTGAAGATGATGAATAATTGTGATGATAGGATGAGTGAACTGAAGGCATTTGATGACACAAAAGGCGGTGTTAAGGGTCTTGTTGATGGAGGTGTTACAAAGATTCCAACTATGTTTTATCATCCACTTGATAAATTCCCAAATTCCTCCAATACAGAGCACAGCCTGATTCCTGTCATAGATCTTGAAGGTGTTGCCAAAGATCCAATCATACGCCAACAAATTGTTTCAAGAATAAGGGAAGCATCTGAGACATGGGGTTTCTTCCAAGTGGTAAATCATGGTATCCCTGGGAGTGTTCTTGAGGAGATGAAAGAGGGGATTAAAAGGTTCTTTGAACAAGATGTTGAGGTTAAGAAAGAGGTATATAGCCGTGATAATACGAAgccatttttttataatagtaatTTTGATCTTTATAGTTCATCAGCACTCAATTGGAGAGATACTTTTGGATGCCAATTAGTTCCTCTCATTGGCAAACCTCAAGACTTGCCACAAGTATGCAG GGATATACTTCTAGAATATGGGAATAATGTCATGAAATTGGGGATCACACTCTTTGAATTACTCTCAGAATCTCTAAATCTACATTCAAACTATTTAAGAGACATGGAATTGGGTTGTACTGATCAAATTATTTGTGCTGGCCATTACTATCCTCCTTGTCCTGAGCCAGAACTCACTATGGGAACCACCAAACATTCTGATGGCACTTTTATTACTGTGCTTCTCCAAGACCATATTGGTGGCCTCCAAATTCTTCATAATGACAAATGGATCGATATACGCCCTGTACCTGGAACTTTAGTGGTTAATATTGGTGATCTTCTACAG CTACTAACGAATGACAGATTTAAAAGTGTTCAACATAGAGTGCTGGCAAATAGAAGTGGTCCAAGAGTATCAATTGCGTGTTTTTTTGGCTACAACAATCTCACTGCATCAACAAAGCTTGTCAGCCCAATAAAAGAATTATTATCTAAAAACAATCCTCCAAAATTTAAAAGTACCACAATTGCAGAGTATTCAGCCTATTTTACGGCAAAAGGCCTTGGAAATAGTCCTCTTGAAGACTTTAGGATTTAA